From one Lolium rigidum isolate FL_2022 chromosome 4, APGP_CSIRO_Lrig_0.1, whole genome shotgun sequence genomic stretch:
- the LOC124648336 gene encoding uncharacterized protein LOC124648336, producing MVGAYIRVSLYVRLPCPQHPKRYLFEHAADRSSLRSSNATCVGFSYCNIKLNNVRHDANDNLIKVWKFGMALPHKRQLIACMRPDFLCRKAYNGVNVDVESWRSYSTSLLAACRSTTLPRGARRLTTVCWLLRFVTGPLAYSANYRHACHLFSVVATHKPCHGMNLVNTATNDYPYNPGTGFHRVYSNPGSQMSGKKIILTTCKHRVHEKFEKKVHTYDLSSQDLETILSVTEESTSAYGFIYDKPLPSRFGLFEDCLAPMHKTDEEITLSSTLSKAVKEILLRLPAKSVAQSKLICKQWLRLIKSESFIWSYFAHKNMGRSPKLMLVGKGTGQSAFCFAPLDTWLSEGPNHCVSLDTKVVCSKPCHGMNLVSTATNDYLYNPGTGFHRVYRNPGPQMYLALGSQRINASEKHAFAVGGKNVGLTFDPLSREHVIVEIVYHQKNFHSRGYRSVCELRWCSSTELAHEYLVPLPPLPVNDMPPAYVGGVLYWMSDPRLGRSYERAIVSFDISTRLFDTIHCPSCITVWSKRSPCSAFVVELQGALCAVLADPVTNSLDVWRLERGRCIWGRAWVIRLEASPDYSLVTNVVVPLAVDPKDGGILLSTGRKLGVYDPLKQTIQSLYSQDQLLLATSSPHLGVPQRSKFTSSEDNSALDSEILPLVPMVYEESLACYPRVGLGRWLSFC from the exons ATGGTCGGCGCTTACATTCGTGTTTCTTTGTACGTGCGCCTTCCATGTCCTCAACACCCAAAGCGCTACCTCTTCGAGCACGCTGCCGACAGGTCGTCTTTGCGCTCATCTAATGCCACGTGTGTGGGGTTCTCCTACTGCAACATCAAGCTCAATAATGTCCGCCATGATGCCAACGACAACCTAATTAAGGTCTGGAAGTTCGGCATGGCCTTGCCGCACAAACGACAACTAATCGCCTGCATGAGGCCCGACTTCCTCTGCCGCAAGGCATACAATGGTGTCAACGTCGATGTCGAGTCATGGCGGTCCTATTCAACCTCCTTGTTGGCTGCTTGCCGTTCGACAACATTGCCAAGAGGTGCAAGAAGGCTCACCACC GTCTGCTGGTTGCTTCGTTTTGTAACAGGACCGTTGGCATATAGTGCTAATTACCGGCACGCATGTCACCTCTTTTCTGTTGTCGCAACCCACAAGCCTTGCCACGGTATGAACCTGGTGAACACCGCTACAAATGACTATCCCTACAACCCAGGCACAGGTTTCCACAGGGTCTACAGTAACCCAGGATCGCAGAT GTCAGGGAAGAAGATAATCCTCACAACTTGCAAGCACAGGGTTCACGAGAAGTTTGAAAAGAAGGTTCACACTTACGACCTCAGTTCTCAGGATCTGGAGACCATTCTTTCTGTCACCGAGGAAAGCACATCGGCATACGGATTTATCTATGATAAACCACTTCCTTCAAGATTTGGTTTGTTTGAAGACTGCCTTGCTCCAATGCATAAAACAGATGAAGAGATAACCTTGTCGTCTACCCTGTCTAAGGCGGTAAAAGAGATCTTACTCCGCCTCCCAGCTAAATCAGTGGCACAGTCCAAATTGATCTGCAAGCAGTGGCTCAGGTTGATCAAGAGTGAAAGCTTCATATGGTCATACTTTGCGCATAAGAACATGGGCAGAAGTCCAAAGCTCATGCTTGTCGGTAAGGGTACTGGACAATCAGCCTTCTGTTTTGCTCCCTTGGATACATGGCTTAGTGAAGGTCCTAATCATTGTGTGTCGCTTGATACAAAGGTGGTTTGCTCCAAGCCTTGCCACGGGATGAACCTGGTGAGCACTGCTACAAATGACTATCTCTACAACCCAGGCACAGGTTTCCACAGGGTCTACCGTAACCCAGGACCGCAGATGTACCTAGCGTTGGGAAGCCAAAGAATTAATGCGTCAGAAAAACATGCATTTGCAGTTGGCGGCAAGAATGTTGGCCTGACTTTCGACCCTTTGTCTCGTGAGCATGTTATTGTGGAAATCGTCTATCACCAGAAGAACTTTCATTCTCGTGGATATAGGTCAGTATGCGAGCTGCGGTGGTGTAGCTCCACGGAGCTTGCCCATGAGTACTTGGTGCCGCTGCCGCCTCTGCCCGTGAATGACATGCCACCCGCCTATGTCGGAGGCGTGCTGTACTGGATGAGTGACCCAAGGCTGGGTCGGAGCTACGAACGAGCCATCGTCTCTTTCGATATCTCTACGAGACTTTTTGATACCATCCATTGCCCTTCGTGCATCACGGTATGGAGTAAGAGGAGCCCATGCAGTGCATTTGTGGTAGAGCTTCAGGGAGCATTATGCGCTGTTCTTGCAGATCCAGTGACAAACAGTTTAGACGTATGGAGGCTAGAGCGTGGGCGTTGCATATGGGGCAGAGCATGGGTGATTCGTTTGGAAGCGTCGCCTGACTATTCTCTTGTGACAAATGTTGTGGTGCCATTGGCTGTTGATCCCAAAGACGGGGGAATCCTGCTGAGCACTGGCAGAAAACTAGGTGTCTATGATCCGCTCAAGCAAACAATTCAGAGTCTGTATTCGCAAGATCAGTTACTGCTTGCCACAAGTTCGCCACACCTAGGAGTCCCTCAACGATCCAAGTTTACTTCATCGGAGGATAATTCAGCATTGGACAGTGAGATTCTGCCGCTTGTTCCTATGGTATATGAGGAGAGCTTGGCTTGTTATCCCCGTGTGGGCCTAGGAAGATGGTTGTCATTCTGCTGA